From the genome of Trueperaceae bacterium:
CCCGCCGCGCGCCTCAGGAACCGCCGGCGCGCGCGTCCAGCAGGACGTCGAGGGCGGTGCGCAACGCCGGGTCGTTGGCGACGTCGACCATCGCTTCGCCCTGCACCGGACTGATCTCGGGCCGCGGGACCGACGTCACGAGCTCGAATTCGCCGTCGTCGTTCGCCACGGCGTTCCCGAGGACCTCCCCGTCGACGACGATCTCGATCGTTTGGCCGGGGTCGGCGCCGCCCCCCTCGAGGCTGAGGGTGTTCGGGAAGCGCTTGTCGATCGCGCGGACGTCCGGTTCGATGCCCTGCTGCGCGATCGTCTCGCGCGCCGGCGTCAACCACTCGAAGGCCGTGAACGCCAGCTGGCCGCCGTCGGCAAGCGACGTGACGCTCTGCGCGACGCCCTTGCCGAACGTCGGCTCGCCCACCACGAGGGCGCGCCCGTTCTCCTGCAGGGCGCCGGCGACGATCTCCGACGCGGACGCGGAGTTGTCGTTGACGAGGACGACCATGGGCAGGTCGACGCCGTCGGGGTCGGCGCTGGCGATGCGTTGCGTCACGCCGCGCGCCCGCTGGAAGACGATGTCGCCCTCGCGGAGGAACTCGTCGGCGACGAGGATGCCTTGCGTCAGCAGGCCACCGGGGTTGTCGCGCAGGTCCAGGACGAGCGCTTCGGCGCCCTGCATCTGCAGGTCCGAGAGCTGCTCGACGAGTTGGTCGTGAACGCGCTGGCTCCCGAACTGCCGGATCGTGAGGTAGCCGACGTCGTTCTCCAGCATCGTGCTCGCGACGTCGACGATTTCGATGGTGTCGCGCCGGATCGAGAACGTGACGGGCTCCGCGGCACCGGGACGCCGCATCGTGAGATCCACGACGGTGCCGCGGGGGCCGCGCACGAGGTCGACGACGTCGCTCGTAGTGGCCTTCTCGACGTCGGTGCCGTCGACCTCCAGGAAGATGTCGCCCCGCTGGACCCCGGCCTGCGACGCCGGACCGCCCTCGTACACCTGCAGGATCTCGACCCCTTCGCCGGTCGTGCGGTTGACGGTCGTCAAGACCGCGCCGATCCCCTCGAACGATCCGGTCCGGTCCTGCGCCTCGCGTTCCGCGCTGCGCGGCTCGAGGTAGTACGAGAACGGGTCGTCCAACGCCCCGATCATCCCCTCGATCGCGCCGCGCAGGATCGCCTCGTCGTCGACGTCCTCCAGGTAGTTGGACTTCAGCGCGCCGTACGTCTGTACGAGCGCCTGGCCGGTCGGGTCGTCCAGCATCTCCCCGCCGAAGTCGCGCCCGAACTGCGCCAGGCCGACCGCGACGAGGGTGGACGCCACGACGACGGTGGCGACGATCCGCCGATTCATGCCCGCTCCTCGCATCGCATCATGAGCGCGACGCTACCGCATTCGGTGGCGGCGGAACGGTAAGCGTGCCGACGGGTCCGCGGGTAGACTCGTCCCGATGCGCATCGTGTTCGCCGCCAGCGAGGTCTACCCGTACGCCAAGACCGGGGGGCTCGCCGACGTCGTCGGGGCCCTCGCGCGCGCGCTGGTGCGCGCGGGCCACGAGGTGCTGGTCGTGGCGCCCTGGTACCGCACCCTCCGCGCGGACCCACCCCCGTTGTGGATCGGGGACGTCGACGTTCCCTACGACGGCGGCGTCGAGCCGGCGGGCGTGGGAACGCTCGAGGCGGACGGCGTCCGCTTCGCGTTCGTCGGTCACCCCGACTTCGCGCGCGACGCCCTCTACGGGTACGCCGACGACGTCGCGCGCTTCGCGCGCTTCGCGCGGGCGGTGCCCCCCGTCGCGGAACGCGTCGGCCTGCACCCCGACGTACTGCACGTCCACGACTGGCAGGCGGCGTTCCTCCTGCCGGTCGTCGCGCACGGCTTCCACCTCCCCCCCGGCTGGCCTCGCGTCGCCGGCGTCCTCACCATCCACAACGTCCAGCACCAGGGGGTCGGCGACCTGGACGACGTCATCCACCGCCTGCGCCTCCCGCGTTCCGTGCGCGCGAGCGGCCTGCAGCACTTCGGGGCGGCGAACGCCCTGCAGGGCGGCATCGCCTTCGCGACGCGCGTCACGACCGTCTCGCCGACGTACGCCGACGAGATCACGACGCCGGCCCACGGGTTCGGGCTGGACGGCACGCTCCGGCACGAACGCGGGAAGCTGCGCGGCATCCTCAACGGCATCGACGTCGACGTGTGGAACCCGGCGACCGACCCGCACCTCGCGGTCCGCTACGACGCGACCGACCCCTCGCAGAAGGCGGCGAACGCCGCCACCCTGCGGCGCGAGCTGGGGCTCGACGCCGGCGGTCCGCTGTTGGCGACGGTGTCGCGCTTCGCGGAGCAGAAGGGCATCGACCTATTGCTGGAGGCGATCCCGGCGCTCCGGGCGCAGGGCTGGCGCCTGGCGCTGCTCGGCGCGGGCGACGCCCCCCTCGAGGCCGCCGCGCGCGCTGCGGCGGACGCCGACCCGGGCGGCGTCGCGGTCCGCGTGGGCGTCGACGAGGAGCTCGCGCACCGCCTGTACGCCGGGGCGGACGCCTTCGCGATCCCCAGCCGCTTCGAACCGTGCGGCCTGACGCAGATGATCGCGATGCGCTACGGCACCCTCCCCATCGCCCGCGCGACCGGCGGGTTGCGCGACACGATCCGCGACGGCGTCACCGGGCGCCTGTTCGAGGCCGCCACCGCCGAGGCGCTCGTGGCGGCGGCCGGGGACGTCCGGGCGCGCCTGGAGGACGGGTCGGCCGACGCCATGCGCGCGACCGCGATGCGGGAGCGCTTCGATTGGGGCGCCTCCGCCGACGCCTACGACGCCGTCTATCGGGAGGCGCACGGCGCCTCGGAACGGGAGTTCACGTGAGCGACGACCCCACCCTCGACACCGGCTGGCGCGACCGCCTCGCGGCGGGCGACGTCGAGGCGGCCCTGCAACGCTACGACGTCGCCCTCCGCGAAGGCCTGGAGCACGACCGCGCCGTTCGGGAGGGGTTGGCGACGCTGGCGCGCTGGCGGGCGGCGATGCACGAGAAGGCCTGGACGGTGGCGGAACGCGACGTCGCGCGCAGCCTCGGCGACGCGGACGACGACGCGGACGGGGAGGGCGACGCGTCGCCGGCGGAGGGCGCGGCCGAGGTCGGCGGCGTCGCGCTGGCCGCGGCGGGGGCCGCGGTCCGGGGGCTCGCGCGGTCGGGCGCCGCGCTCGATGCGCGCGACCTCGACGCGGCCGACGCCGCCCTCGCCGCCCTCGCGGAGGACGCCGCACCGTTCGACGGCGAACGCCTCGCGCAGGTCGGGTCGGTGGCGTTGCTCCGCGGCGAGGAGGACGCCGCCCGCGCCGCGCTCGAGGCCGCCCTGACGCACGACCCGCGGCACCTGCGGGCCATGACGAACCTCGGCAACCTCGACCTCGAGGCGGGCGACGTCGACGGCGCGATCGCGCGCTACGAGACGGTGCTGGCGATCGACGACGGGTACGCCCGCGCGCTGCACAACCTGGGGGTCGCGTACCGGCGGCGGGGGGAGGTGGGGCGCAGCGTCCAGGCGTTGCGGCGGGCGCAACGCCTGGAACGCAAGCGCGATACCGACGCCGCCCGCCGCGACGTCCGCGCCCGCCGGGAGGCGGGCGGGGACCGCCGCCGTTGGTGGATCCCGGTCGTGCTCGTCGGGGCGTTGGCCTGGTGGCTCCTACGCTGAGGCGTCCGGGGGTGCGCTACTCCACCGTGACGCTCTTCGCCAAGTTCCGCGGCTGATCGACGTCGCGCCCCAACCGCACCGCCGTCTCGTACGCCAGCAGCTGCATGGGGATCGCCAGCAAGAGCGGCGACAACGCGTCGGGGACGCGCGGGGTCCACAACACCCGGTCGGC
Proteins encoded in this window:
- a CDS encoding tetratricopeptide repeat protein; its protein translation is MSDDPTLDTGWRDRLAAGDVEAALQRYDVALREGLEHDRAVREGLATLARWRAAMHEKAWTVAERDVARSLGDADDDADGEGDASPAEGAAEVGGVALAAAGAAVRGLARSGAALDARDLDAADAALAALAEDAAPFDGERLAQVGSVALLRGEEDAARAALEAALTHDPRHLRAMTNLGNLDLEAGDVDGAIARYETVLAIDDGYARALHNLGVAYRRRGEVGRSVQALRRAQRLERKRDTDAARRDVRARREAGGDRRRWWIPVVLVGALAWWLLR
- a CDS encoding S41 family peptidase yields the protein MNRRIVATVVVASTLVAVGLAQFGRDFGGEMLDDPTGQALVQTYGALKSNYLEDVDDEAILRGAIEGMIGALDDPFSYYLEPRSAEREAQDRTGSFEGIGAVLTTVNRTTGEGVEILQVYEGGPASQAGVQRGDIFLEVDGTDVEKATTSDVVDLVRGPRGTVVDLTMRRPGAAEPVTFSIRRDTIEIVDVASTMLENDVGYLTIRQFGSQRVHDQLVEQLSDLQMQGAEALVLDLRDNPGGLLTQGILVADEFLREGDIVFQRARGVTQRIASADPDGVDLPMVVLVNDNSASASEIVAGALQENGRALVVGEPTFGKGVAQSVTSLADGGQLAFTAFEWLTPARETIAQQGIEPDVRAIDKRFPNTLSLEGGGADPGQTIEIVVDGEVLGNAVANDDGEFELVTSVPRPEISPVQGEAMVDVANDPALRTALDVLLDARAGGS
- a CDS encoding glycogen/starch synthase, which gives rise to MRIVFAASEVYPYAKTGGLADVVGALARALVRAGHEVLVVAPWYRTLRADPPPLWIGDVDVPYDGGVEPAGVGTLEADGVRFAFVGHPDFARDALYGYADDVARFARFARAVPPVAERVGLHPDVLHVHDWQAAFLLPVVAHGFHLPPGWPRVAGVLTIHNVQHQGVGDLDDVIHRLRLPRSVRASGLQHFGAANALQGGIAFATRVTTVSPTYADEITTPAHGFGLDGTLRHERGKLRGILNGIDVDVWNPATDPHLAVRYDATDPSQKAANAATLRRELGLDAGGPLLATVSRFAEQKGIDLLLEAIPALRAQGWRLALLGAGDAPLEAAARAAADADPGGVAVRVGVDEELAHRLYAGADAFAIPSRFEPCGLTQMIAMRYGTLPIARATGGLRDTIRDGVTGRLFEAATAEALVAAAGDVRARLEDGSADAMRATAMRERFDWGASADAYDAVYREAHGASEREFT